In Naumovozyma castellii chromosome 1, complete genome, one DNA window encodes the following:
- the DST1 gene encoding transcription elongation factor DST1 (ancestral locus Anc_4.67) translates to MDSKEVLTLVKTLEKSKSDEQTVLEILSRLDKEVVPTEKLLRETKVGVEVNKFKKSTNVEIAKLVKKMISSWKDAINRNKKLKQQQQPAKEMDTTNANGVSTDKERTTSPSDATVSSPKKQTKFTSTKPRNSKNDGVNTVVYNDKLRDSVVKALYDALAKESEHPPASILHTVKSIENEMYKLNNPSINERQYKEKYRIIYSNIISKNNPDLKNKITNNDITPDYLVNCDPKELAPEHLKKKLEEIKKQNLFNAQGATIERSVTDRFTCGKCKEKKVSYYQLQTRSADEPLTTFCTCEACGNRWKFS, encoded by the coding sequence ATGGATTCCAAAGAAGTTCTTACATTGGTCAAAACCTtagaaaaatcaaaatccGATGAACAAACTGTTCTGGAAATACTTTCTAGGCTCGATAAGGAAGTCGTACCTACtgagaaattattaagagAAACAAAGGTCGGTGTAGAGGTTAACAAGTTTAAGAAATCTACAAATGTGGAGATTGCCAAATtagtgaagaagatgatttcATCTTGGAAAGATGCTATCAATAGGaataagaaattgaaacaacaacagcaaccGGCAAAGGAGATGGATACGACAAATGCAAATGGTGTTTCGACGGACAAAGAACGCACCACTTCTCCATCAGATGCAACAGTATCGTCGCCAAAGAAACAAACTAAATTTACCTCGACCAAACCAAGAAATAGCAAAAATGACGGTGTTAATACCGTGGTTTATAACGACAAATTGCGTGATTCTGTAGTGAAAGCGTTATATGATGCATTAGCTAAGGAGAGTGAGCATCCTCCTGCCTCAATCTTACACACAGTGAAatctattgaaaatgaaatgtACAAGTTGAATAATCCAAGTATAAATGAGAGACAATATAAGGAAAAATACAGAATTATCTACTCGAATATCATATCGAAAAATAATCCTGATttaaaaaacaaaattaccAATAACGATATTACACCGGATTATTTGGTTAATTGTGATCCAAAAGAATTAGCTCCTgaacatttgaagaagaaacttgAGGAAATTAAGAAGCAGAATCTATTTAATGCTCAAGGTGCAACCATCGAGAGATCAGTTACAGACAGATTTACTTGTGGGAAGTGTAAAGAGAAGAAGGTGTCATACTACCAATTACAAACAAGATCTGCGGATGAACCGTTGACCACATTTTGTACATGTGAAGCCTGTGGTAATAGatggaaattttcttga
- the DPC13 gene encoding Dpc13p (ancestral locus Anc_4.68) has protein sequence MLSRSGILLKTALLKSATRYSVRTFSVTRRAYAKSWDNTTQQNNEKINAHIQVDNLVSKIKAEPILTEKLEKIQNIMIEQNLVSNADGTAKPKIWQIVKILTNKELRTAMEEFKSELTNCGIELGPEQSKALMIVLGLEKEPPK, from the coding sequence ATGTTATCGAGATCTGGAATTCTTCTTAAGACGGCATTGTTGAAATCTGCCACTAGATATTCTGTTCGAACCTTTTCTGTAACGAGGAGGGCATATGCCAAATCATGGGATAATACGActcaacaaaataatgaaaaaatcaatGCACACATTCAAGTAGACAATCTCGTCAGCAAAATCAAGGCGGAGCCTATACTAACAGAGAAGTTAGAGAAGAtacaaaatataatgattGAGCAGAATCTTGTTTCTAATGCCGATGGAACCGCTAAACCCAAGATATGGCAAATAGTTAAAATACTTACTAATAAGGAATTAAGAACTGCGATGGAGGAGTTTAAATCAGAACTGACAAATTGTGGCATTGAATTAGGCCCCGAACAGTCCAAGGCTCTAATGATCGTTTTGGGTTTGGAGAAAGAGCCTCCAAAATGA
- the TYW3 gene encoding tRNA methyltransferase TYW3 (ancestral locus Anc_4.55), with the protein MSAQNPFDQKKAAILSEINSSQPDLSPKGSIDRLCLPIIKLINSHEDMVTTSSCSGRISVFAEGVKDYKGNVKVGGKGQGGKWLYVSHDSDKVRGWIDTLNTSDQEIISGTVEDNLIASDGSTRYLLYKYEPFILHVKCRNFEMASRLYNVAMACGFRESGIGSNNLVAVRINIKLDVPIGFVDDKEKLNLFVSPNYIQLLDKLTLTKFEENEKKMKELYVKIENQIINGNPIASLEAKKEQETKEERRERKRREGLERQRKAKDQKAAATD; encoded by the coding sequence ATGTCAGCTCAAAATCCATTCGATCAGAAAAAGGCAGCTATTTTATCTGAAATAAACTCCTCGCAGCCCGATCTGTCACCAAAAGGTTCCATCGACAGATTATGTCTGCCAATAATCAAACTAATCAATTCACATGAAGATATGGTTACTACATCATCATGCTCTGGCAGAATAAGTGTGTTTGCAGAAGGTGTCAAGGATTATAAAGGTAATGTCAAAGTTGGGGGTAAAGGACAAGGTGGTAAGTGGTTATATGTCAGTCATGACAGTGATAAGGTAAGAGGTTGGATTGATACATTAAACACATCAGACCAAGAAATAATTAGCGGAACAGTAGAAGATAATTTAATTGCATCTGATGGTAGTACAAGGTATCTCCTGTACAAATATGAACCGTTCATTTTGCATGTGAAATGtagaaattttgaaatggcGTCCAGGTTGTATAACGTTGCCATGGCATGTGGGTTTAGGGAAAGTGGTATTGGGTCTAATAATCTTGTTGCTGTAAGAATAAACATTAAGCTAGATGTTCCAATAGGTTTTGTTgatgataaagaaaaacTGAATCTATTTGTAAGCCCTAACTATATTCAATTACTAGATAAATTAACCTTAACCaagtttgaagaaaatgagaaaaagATGAAGGAATTATAtgttaaaattgaaaaccaaattattaatggaaaTCCTATAGCCAGCCTGGAGGCTaagaaagaacaagaaacaaaagagGAGAGGAGAGagagaaaaagaagagaaggTCTTGAAAGACAGCGTAAAGCTAAGGATCAGAAGGCTGCAGCTACTGATTGA
- the MTR3 gene encoding exosome non-catalytic core subunit MTR3 (ancestral locus Anc_4.63), with protein sequence MNVQDRRRLLGPSAAKPIVFTTVTSETTKVSEQEQQEQKQNETAALTIKSGVVENCNGSTLIESSKFSLLTSVYGPKSIRGSFTSQGTITIQLKNGVVENYQTTELKEVSSWLVGIFNSVVNLENYPKSGIDIFVNLIIDKQGDISKLIPFLIMGICLALVDGGIEIIDIVTGGEVNGNVVSFTRNGEEIVGFWKDHGEFDNNDDDLMNDLEKCKKQYLEYKNLMINYLLEQKKQKDNS encoded by the coding sequence ATGAACGTTCAAGATAGAAGAAGACTACTTGGCCCCTCAGCGGCCAAACCAATAGTGTTTACCACCGTAACGAGTGAAACTACAAAGGTCTCcgaacaagaacaacaagaacaaaagcAAAATGAAACGGCTGCACTAACGATAAAATCAGGAGTTGTAGAGAATTGTAATGGGTCCACCTTGATAGAGTCCTCCAAATTTTCTCTCCTTACCTCAGTGTATGGGCCTAAATCCATTCGTGGATCCTTCACATCGCAAGGAACCATCACCATTCAGTTGAAAAATGGTGTGGTCGAAAATTATCAAACTACTGAGTTGAAAGAAGTGAGTTCTTGGTTAGTGGGGATATTTAACTCTGTTGtgaatttggaaaattacCCAAAGTCTGGGATTGATATCTTTGTTAATTTAATAATCGATAAGCAAGGTGATATTAGTAAATTGATCCCATTTCTCATAATGGGGATATGTCTGGCTTTAGTGGATGGTGGGATAGAAATTATCGATATTGTGACGGGGGGCGAAGTTAATGGGAACGTGGTTTCTTTCACCAGAAACGGTGAAGAGATTGTTGGATTTTGGAAAGACCATGgtgaatttgataataatgatgatgatctaatgaatgatttggaaaaatgcaagaaacaatatttggagtataagaatttgatgattAATTACTTGTTGgaacaaaagaaacaaaaggaTAATTCTTAA
- the TIF4632 gene encoding translation initiation factor eIF4G (ancestral locus Anc_4.56) → MTDQDKKPSQEETPHPPPQTNTNQKPAQPAQNKPAPEYSNSYNNGSSYTARTGRSSQNYNKPYQSRNGSGYNKNKYNNPNNNYNGQYYNKYNNTINGYRGTRDQLNAGSMGWQGYYAPQVLYMPQQMMPINNAGMMEVSPIPSLPTTEGRAGSVSPQRKKIEITTKSGEHLDLDEIRKSRGEHSSKQSSPAIPISTKDSIDKKLENPFLKSKTSSPALPSSPKASTPEASNEGPSKVATETVNNTEPVEEKITDAEKTRKQFLEQVRLRKLALEKKKNVDVNETSKPVEKEKVQVPVMKEEEKVKEPEVVEGEKVEEPEKPSEPKEDIDEPVKSSDLETKIVTESQETVVETPVIDEVETESKTEAAEVSETKEETVTEADDVAEETHISMTDLLEKLKTAKPIDDVYSFSYPAELVQPEVKYQKKNVKYTYGPAFLLQFKDKIKVTPDTEWKASTQSKIVIPPGMNRSFRPRDGSSNVRFNQNQGPGGRDFRSGSMRNDMSRRMDSRTMSSKRNKSSRRGGMDDRRSNRSSYVSRKDRELHGYDEKPKEEVAPFVPSANRWVPKSKVKKTEKKFAPDGVTELLDKEEVERKMKSLLNKLTLEKFDPISSEILTIAEQSKWETTGETLSLVIEQIFLKACDEPHWSSMYAQLCGKVVKELNPDIIDENNEGKKGPMLVLHYLVDRCHTEFQKGWTDKLPTNEDGSPLEPEMMSDEYYQAASAKRRGLGLVRFIGYLYRLNLLTGKMMFECFRRLMKDLTDNPSEDILESVVELLTTVGAQFENDHFRAGNATLEGSALLDSLFQIIQTIIDGGAVSNRIKFKLIDIKELREKKHWNSEKKDSGPKTIQQIHQEEEAARQLKSNSRASSRRVNHSTSGSNRNTYKRDYPSSNKERYNSARAPSTRHNPRQAPKEEQRSPAPAATNMFDALMDANEDD, encoded by the coding sequence ATGACAGATCAAGATAAGAAACCGTctcaagaagaaacacCACATCCGCCTCCCCAAACAAATACCAATCAGAAGCCTGCCCAGCCTGCTCAAAATAAACCTGCACCTGAGtattcaaattcttatAATAATGGGTCAAGTTATACTGCCAGAACTGGGCGTTCAAGCCAGAACTATAACAAACCATACCAATCTAGAAATGGAAGTGGGTATAACAAGAATAAGTACAATAACCCGAACAACAATTATAATGGACAATATTACAATAAATacaataatacaataaatgGATATAGAGGTACAAGGGATCAATTGAATGCTGGCTCAATGGGCTGGCAAGGGTATTATGCTCCACAGGTTCTTTACATGCCACAACAGATGATGCCAATAAATAATGCCGGAATGATGGAAGTATCCCCAATTCCTTCCTTACCCACTACAGAAGGTAGAGCAGGAAGTGTTTCACCACAGAgaaaaaagattgaaattacTACTAAATCCGGTGAAcatttggatttggatGAAATTCGTAAATCAAGAGGAGAACATTCTTCAAAACAAAGCTCTCCTGCTATTCCTATATCTACCAAGGATTCTATTGATAAGAAGTTAGAGAATCCTTTCTTAAAATCAAAGACATCATCTCCGGCTTTGCCATCTTCACCAAAGGCCTCAACCCCAGAAGCGTCCAATGAAGGACCATCAAAGGTCGCTACTGAAACTGTAAATAACACAGAACCTGTGGAAGAAAAGATAACAGATGCTGAAAAAACAAGAAAGCAATTCTTAGAACAAGTTAGACTTCGTAAGCTGGCGTtagagaaaaagaaaaacgTGGACGTTAATGAAACTTCAAAACCTGttgagaaagaaaaagtaCAGGTACCTGTGATGAAGGAGGAAGAGAAAGTAAAAGAGCCCGAAGTTGTAGAAGGTGAAAAAGTGGAAGAACCCGAGAAACCTTCTGAACCAAAGGAGGACATTGATGAGCCAGTTAAATCCTCAGATTTGGAAACTAAAATTGTAACAGAAAGTCAAGAAACGGTTGTTGAAACTCCAGTAATTGATGAAGTAGAGACCGAATCAAAGACTGAAGCTGCCGAAGTATCTGAAACTAAGGAAGAAACGGTAACTGAAGCTGACGATGTGGCTGAAGAAACTCATATATCTATGACAGATTTgcttgaaaaattgaaaacagCTAAGCCTATTGATGATGTCTACTCTTTCTCATATCCAGCCGAACTTGTCCAACCTGAAGTTAAATACCAAAAAAAGAATGTCAAATACACTTACGGACCAGCGTTTTTATTacaatttaaagataaaattAAGGTGACCCCAGATACTGAGTGGAAGGCAAGTACACAATCTAAGATTGTTATTCCTCCAGGTATGAACAGATCATTTAGACCAAGGGATGGAAGCTCAAACGTTCGATTCAATCAAAACCAAGGCCCTGGTGGCCGTGATTTCAGAAGTGGTTCAATGAGGAATGATATGTCTAGAAGAATGGACTCAAGAACCATGTCATCTAAGAgaaataaatcatcaagAAGGGGTGGAATGGATGATAGAAGATCCAATAGATCATCTTACGTTTCAAGAAAAGACCGTGAGTTGCATGGATATGATGAAAaaccaaaagaagaagtgGCTCCATTTGTACCAAGTGCCAATAGATGGGTTCCAAAATCTAAGGTCAAAAAaacagaaaagaaatttgcaCCTGATGGAGTTACAGAATTGTTAGACAAGGAAGAGGTCgaaagaaagatgaaatctctattaaacaaattaactttagaaaaatttgatcCGATTTCAAGTGAGATATTAACCATTGCTGAACAATCTAAATGGGAAACTACTGGTGAAACTTTGAGCTTAGTTATTGAACAAATATTCCTTAAAGCGTGTGATGAACCCCATTGGTCTTCCATGTATGCACAATTATGTGGTAAGGTTGTCAAAGAACTGAATCCtgatattattgatgaaaataatgaaggaaAGAAAGGTCCAATGTTGGTCTTGCATTACTTGGTTGATAGATGCCATACAGAGTTTCAAAAGGGTTGGACCGATAAATTACCAACTAACGAGGATGGTAGTCCACTAGAACCTGAAATGATGTCTGATGAATATTACCAAGCAGCATCTGCTAAGAGAAGAGGTTTAGGTTTGGTACGTTTCATTGGGTATTTGTATCGTCTGAATTTGTTAACAGGTAAGATGATGTTTGAATGTTTCCGTAGATTGATGAAGGATTTAACGGATAATCCATCAGAAGATATCTTAGAATCAGTAGTTGAACTGCTAACCACAGTAGGGGCACAATTCGAGAATGACCATTTTAGAGCTGGTAATGCAACCCTTGAGGGTTCTGCATTATTGGACAGTTTGTTCCAAATTATACAGACAATTATTGATGGAGGAGCTGTGTCAAACAGAATTAAGTTTAAACTAATTGATATTAAGGAATTAAGAGAGAAAAAACATTGGAATAGTGAAAAGAAGGATAGTGGTCCAAAGACAATTCAACAGATtcatcaagaagaagaagctgcTCGTCAATTAAAGAGTAACTCGAGAGCAAGTTCTAGACGTGTGAATCACTCAACGTCTGGAAGCAATAGAAACACATATAAGAGAGATTATCCATCGTCAAATAAGGAAAGGTATAATTCTGCGAGGGCACCATCAACTAGACATAACCCTAGACAAGCACCAAAGGAAGAGCAGCGTTCACCAGCACCTGCTGCAACAAATATGTTTGATGCTTTGATGGATGCAAACGAGGAtgattga
- the NCAS0A05800 gene encoding uncharacterized protein translates to MNLNKSLYGLKQSGANWYDNIKNYLIKDCGLKGIKGWPRVFKNDDVTICLFVDDMIMFTKEFKYANQIIDCLKKSYDTKIIMDGNSKINELVEYDILGLEIEYTRGRKMLCGMEKSLTEKIPSLNTPLNTAGRKINAPYQPGFKIEDKDIDMNETEYNTRVKKMQKLIGLASYVGYKFRFDLLYYINVLAQHTLYPTYQVLDLTHQLIQYMWDTRDQKLKWKKKSKKVNRLVAITDASFAGQELYKSQLGIFYSLNGKIIGARSTKIKLTCVSSTEAEIYGVSESVPLVNSLEQLISETDNKTCKKSILTDSSPTVSIV, encoded by the coding sequence ATGAATTTGAACAAGTCGTTGTATGGTCTTAAACAAAGTGGAGCAAATTGGTACGATAATATAAAAAActatttaataaaagatTGTGGACTAAAAGGAATTAAAGGATGGCCACGTGTGTTTAAAAATGATGACGTTACAATATGCCTATTCGTTGATGATATGATAATGTTCACAAAAGAGTTTAAATATGCAAACCAAATTATAGATTGCCTAAAGAAAAGTTATGACACAAAGATTATAATGGATGGAAACAGCAAGATAAACGAATTAGTGGAATACGATATTCTAGGATTGGAGATTGAATATACTCGTGGTAGAAAAATGCTTTGTGGTATGGAAAAATCACTCACTGAAAAGATTCCAAGTCTAAATACGCCACTAAACACTGCTGGtagaaaaataaatgcaCCATATCAACCAggttttaaaattgaagacAAAGATATCGACATGAATGAAACCGAATACAATACGAGAGTAAAGAAGATGCAAAAACTCATTGGATTAGCATCATATGTTGGATACAAATTCCGTTTTGATCTCCTTTATTACATAAATGTTTTGGCTCAACACACGCTATATCCTACTTACCAAGTTTTAGACCTAACTCATCAATTGATACAATATATGTGGGACACCAGAGACCAAAAACTCAAGTGGAAAAAGAAAAGCAAGAAAGTAAATAGATTGGTAGCAATCACAGACGCTTCATTTGCAGGTCAGGAATTGTACAAATCACAATTAGGAATTTTTTATTCGTTAAACGGTAAAATTATTGGAGCAAGGTCTACTAAAATCAAGTTAACTTGCGTATCTTCGACGGAAGCTGAAATTTACGGAGTTAGTGAATCCGTTCCTCTCGTAAACAGTTTAGAACAACTAATAAGTGAAACTGACAACAAAACTTGTAAGAAAAGTATTCTAACTGACAGTAGTCCAACAGTATCCATAGTATAA
- the MTC2 gene encoding Mtc2p (ancestral locus Anc_2.483), whose protein sequence is MNNNYKLPDFETCFRYSVAARRSFLSIINADYLVDEQKPELIIKESIERSYLCGDDPVRYSIVSNVEEIQSTDENLEDKTMLSISIIPNINTLSKEDQVKLVRKIHDIDRVNESAGQGRVHVIIGVIPWKFEDFRPKENKPRKSGLGGDNSILISNIKLDDWLTHKFWFACSGPNNLQSGSQTEHRASTPDSMSPAMSINSDTSSESESSESSGKIQLLNEVNSPYENVYMQSSIKRYILDVIVHLRMHRLSYHAKGGGAHMGALRDVIQLAKLISFNAGKKFVVPQSVKQASVWYFPMHMKLINDITMDSSTLYGSKPRLVNELLDKLKQIKSIKVEGVENPLFLESLVVQDVLLKVVPPI, encoded by the coding sequence GGAGTTTCCTATCCATTATTAATGCCGATTACCTAGTTGATGAGCAAAAGCctgaattaattattaaagaGTCCATTGAAAGGTCATATTTATGTGGTGATGATCCCGTAAGGTACTCTATTGTATCGAACGTGGAGGAGATACAGAGTACAGATGAAAATCTGGAGGACAAGACGATGTTAAGTATCTCCATAATACCGAATATTAACACTTTATCAAAAGAAGACCAGGTGAAGCTAGTACGGAAAATACATGATATTGATCGAGTGAACGAATCTGCCGGGCAAGGTAGAGTACATGTTATTATTGGCGTTATTCCTtggaaatttgaagattttcGTCCAAAAGAGAATAAACCACGCAAATCGGGACTTGGAGGAGATAATTCAATCTTAATATCTAATATCAAGTTGGATGATTGGCTTACTCATAAATTTTGGTTTGCTTGTTCTGGCCCCAATAATCTGCAATCAGGAAGCCAGACAGAACATAGAGCCTCTACTCCAGACTCAATGTCCCCAGCTATGTCAATTAATTCAGACACGTCGTCAGAGTCTGAATCGTCTGAATCATCAGGTAAAATCCAACTTTTGAATGAAGTAAATAGTCCCTATGAAAATGTCTATATGCAATCATCGATTAAAAGGTACATTTTAGATGTAATTGTACATCTTAGAATGCATAGATTAAGCTATCATGCGAAGGGAGGAGGTGCTCATATGGGTGCGTTAAGGGACGTCATTCAACTAGCAAAACTAATTAGTTTTAATGCGGGCAAAAAGTTCGTCGTCCCACAGTCCGTAAAACAAGCCTCTGTTTGGTATTTCCCCATGcatatgaaattaattaacGATATAACTATGGATAGTAGTACATTATATGGAAGTAAACCGAGATTGGTGAACGAGTTATTAGACAAATTAAAGCAAATTAAATCCATAAAAGTTGAAGGTGTAGAAAATcctttatttttggaatcGCTAGTGGTGCAAGATGTTCTACTTAAAGTTGTGCCGCCTATATAA
- the RNA15 gene encoding Rna15p (ancestral locus Anc_4.66), with amino-acid sequence MNGFTPNMNMGMGMPMNANMNMNSNRNMMSNSGAGGAQHNSPSRIVYLGSIPYDQTEEQILDLCNNVGPVINLKMMFDPQTGKSKGYAFIEFKDLETSASAIRNLNGYQLGSRFLKCGYSSNNDISASSSGNVHEGNILDNDGSYENNSKMGTFSDLPSGVDVNINMTTPAMMITSELSKKSKSEKLKILKTFQEWSSQNNDLAVQLFDEYPQLSFAVAELLLTNGICKLDDLTQLVVSEENDDKERDVHNTDSITNKQNDLLSDDPELQKTQRELLRKVLQLSDSEISILPDDEKMSLWDLKQRALKGEFGNI; translated from the coding sequence ATGAATGGTTTCACCCCAAATATGAACATGGGAATGGGGATGCCCATGAATGCGAACATGAATATGAACTCAAATAGAAATATGATGTCGAACTCCGGTGCTGGTGGTGCTCAACATAACTCACCTTCTAGAATTGTATATTTGGGATCCATCCCTTATGATCAAACCGAAGAACAGATATTAGATCTATGTAACAATGTAGGGCCtgtaataaatttaaaaatgatgTTTGATCCACAGACAGGTAAATCAAAAGGTTACGCttttattgaattcaaaGACTTGGAGACAAGTGCCTCAGCGATAAGGAACCTAAATGGATATCAATTGGGTTCCAGATTTTTGAAATGTGGATATTCGAGTAATAATGACATTTCAGCATCTTCTAGTGGGAATGTCCACGAGGgaaatattcttgataACGATGGAAGttatgaaaataatagtaaAATGGGGACATTTTCTGATTTGCCCTCTGGTGTTGAtgtaaatattaatatgaCTACTCCAGCAATGATGATAACGAGTGAATTGTCCAAGAAGTCCAAGAGTGAGAAGTTAAAGATACTGAAAACTTTCCAAGAATGGTCATctcaaaataatgatttagCTGTacaattatttgatgaatatcCTCAATTATCGTTTGCTGTGGCTGAATTACTGTTGACAAATGGTATATGCAAACTTGATGATTTAACACAGTTAGTTgtttctgaagaaaatgatgataaggAAAGAGATGTTCATAATACAGATAGCATAACGAATAAGCAAAATGATCTATTATCAGATGACCCTGAGCTACAAAAGACACAAAGAGAACTGTTAAGAAAAGTTCTCCAATTATCGGATAGTGAGATTTCCATTCTCCCAGATGATGAGAAAATGTCACTATGGGATTTGAAACAGAGGGCGCTAAAAGGAGAATTCGGTAATATTTGA
- the MET17 gene encoding bifunctional cysteine synthase/O-acetylhomoserine aminocarboxypropyltransferase MET17 (ancestral locus Anc_4.53), translating to MPSHFDTVQLHAGQENPDDNKNRPRAVPIYATTSYVFNDSKHGAQLFGLEVPGYVYSRFQNPTNNVFEERIAALEGGAAAVAVSSGQAAQTLAISGLAHVGDNIVSTSYLYGGTYNQFKVAFKRLGVEARFVDGDNPADFEKLFDERTKAVYLESIGNPKYNVPDFEGIVAVAHKHGIPVVVDNTFGAGGFFCQPLKFGADIVTHSATKWIGGHGTTVAGVVVDSGKFPWKDYPEKFPQFSKPAEGYHGTIFNETYGNLAYIVHVRVELLRDLGPGMNPFAAFLLLQGVETLSLRCERHASNALALAKWLEKSPYVSWVSYPGLESHSHHENAKKYLSNGFGGVLSFGVKDLPNQSEEEVKKNPFAASGAQVVDSLQLASNLANVGDSKTLVIAPYFTTHQQLDDDEKLLSGVTKDLIRVSVGTEFIDDIIGDFQQSFEKVFAGQKP from the coding sequence ATGCCTTCTCACTTCGATACCGTCCAATTACATGCTGGTCAAGAAAACCCAGATGATAACAAGAACAGACCAAGAGCTGTCCCAATCTACGCTACCACCTCTTATGTCTTCAATGACTCCAAGCACGGTGCTCAATTGTTCGGTCTAGAAGTCCCAGGTTACGTTTACTCTCGTTTCCAAAACCCAACTAACAACgtctttgaagaaagaatcGCCGCCTTGGAAGGTGGTGCTGCCGCTGTGGCAGTCTCTTCTGGTCAAGCTGCCCAAACTTTAGCTATTTCTGGGTTAGCTCATGTCGGTGACAACATTGTTTCCACCTCTTACTTGTACGGTGGTACTTACAACCAATTTAAGGTCGCCTTCAAGAGACTAGGTGTCGAAGCAAGATTTGTCGATGGTGATAATCCAgctgattttgaaaaattgttcGATGAAAGAACTAAGGCCGTCTATTTGGAATCCATTGGTAATCCAAAATACAATGTCCCAGATTTCGAAGGTATCGTCGCCGTCGCTCACAAGCATGGTATTCCAGTCGTTGTTGATAACACTTTCGGTGCCGGTGGGTTCTTCTGTCAACCATTGAAGTTCGGTGCTGATATCGTTACACACTCTGCTACTAAATGGATTGGTGGTCACGGTACTACTGTTGCTGGTGTCGTTGTCGATTCTGGTAAGTTCCCATGGAAGGACTACCCAGAAAAGTTCCCACAATTCTCTAAGCCAGCTGAAGGTTACCACGGTACTATCTTCAATGAAACTTATGGTAATTTAGCTTACATTGTTCACGTTAGAGTCGAATTATTAAGAGATTTAGGTCCAGGTATGAACCCATTCGCCGCCTTCCTATTATTGCAAGGTGTTGAAACTCTATCCCTAAGATGTGAAAGACACGCTTCTAACGCTCTAGCATTGGCTAAATGGCTAGAAAAATCTCCATATGTTTCTTGGGTTTCTTATCCAGGTTTAGAATCTCATTCTCATCACGAAAATGCTAAGAAATATCTATCTAACGGTTTCGGTGGTGTCTTATCCTTCGGTGTCAAGGACTTACCAAACcaaagtgaagaagaagttaagAAGAACCCATTTGCCGCTTCAGGTGCTCAAGTTGTGGACAGCTTGCAATTGGCCTCCAACTTGGCTAACGTTGGTGACTCTAAGACTTTAGTCATTGCTCCATACTTCACCACCCATCAACAATTAGATGACGATGAGAAATTACTTTCTGGTGTCACCAAGGACTTGATCCGTGTCTCCGTCGGTACCGAATtcattgatgatattattggTGATTTCCAACAATCTTTCGAAAAGGTCTTCGCTGGTCAAAAGCCATAG